The Miscanthus floridulus cultivar M001 unplaced genomic scaffold, ASM1932011v1 fs_201_1_2, whole genome shotgun sequence genome window below encodes:
- the LOC136530778 gene encoding adenylate isopentenyltransferase-like: MSIKPVVIMGATGTGKTKLSIDISKVIGGEVINADKMQIYAGLDIATNKIRLNDQGGIPHHLIGVISSIADDVSVPSFRSIATTTAESIARRGRVPVLVGGSNSLMHGFLADHLDPSLANPFSIPKYKPNLRFKSCLLWVHTHELVLNEYLCRRIDDMVASGLVEELKEYFDTTLAHKIGNHTGLAKAIGVRELSKYFGGGMSLSDSIDEMKANTKALAKSQTTKIRHIAGVWGWPVCVVDSTEAIHCHLSGGDHSTEDISWERDVSSPAIAIVDKFLHS, encoded by the coding sequence ATGTCGATTAAACCGGTGGTAATCATGGGTGCCACTGGCACAGGCAAGACGAAGTTATCAATTGACATATCCAAGGTGATAGGTGGTGAAGTGATAAATGCAGACAAGATGCAAATATATGCTGGTCTTGACATCGCAACTAACAAGATCCGGCTGAATGATCAAGGTGGTATTCCTCATCACTTAATTGGGGTTATTTCATCAATTGCTGATGATGTGTCTGTACCTTCCTTTCGATCTATTGCAACAACTACTGCGGAGTCTATTGCAAGGCGTGGTCGAGTTCCAGTTCTGGTAGGTGGGTCAAACTCACTTATGCATGGATTTCTTGCTGACCACCTTGATCCCTCCCTTGCCAATCCTTTTTCGATACCAAAGTATAAGCCAAATTTAAGGTTCAAAAGTTGTCTACTTTGGGTCCATACGCATGAGCTGGTTCTTAATGAGTATCTGTGTCGTCGTATTGATGATATGGTTGCTTCTGGCTTAGTTGAGGAACTAAAAGAGTATTTTGATACTACGCTGGCTCATAAGATTGGCAACCACACTGGGCTGGCTAAGGCAATTGGTGTGCGAGAACTAAGCAAATATTTTGGTGGAGGCATGAGTCTTTCTGATTCCATAGATGAGATGAAAGCAAATACAAAAGCCCTTGCAAAATCACAGACTACAAAGATTCGCCATATCGCTGGTGTTTGGGGCTGGCCTGTGTGTGTGGTGGACTCTACAGAAGCCATACACTGCCATCTAAGTGGAGGAGACCATAGTACGGAGGACATATCATGGGAACGCGATGTGAGTTCTCCTGCAATTGCTATTGTGGATAAGTTTTTACATAGCTAA
- the LOC136530779 gene encoding lysine-rich arabinogalactan protein 19-like, whose protein sequence is MPRAHACPPRLRARPMPTPAISPATTAPPHARARLPASSVLPLALLRRAVPPAALPPAGPSPDAFRHTLLALPPATPCPRPALPPAAPPVARAPGRRPRPAPGRAALTPAGPAPRPLPFPVRALPPAAPHGPPALTPSVPDPARSRRRPPLPRRPSGFGNLAVQGRFCQNFL, encoded by the exons ATGCCCCGCGCCCACGCCTGCCCCCCACGCCTCCGCGCTCGGCCCATGCCCACACCCGCCATCTCGCCCGCCACCACCGCCCCCCCTCACGCGCGCGCCCGCCTGCCGGCCTCCTCCGTCCTTCCCCTCGCCCTCCTCCGGCGTGCCGTGCCCCCggcggccctgcccccggccggcccttccccGGACGCCTTCCGCCATACCCTTCTCGCCCTGCCGCCGGCCACGCCatgcccccggccggcccttcccccagccgcgccgcccgttgcccgcgcgcccggccgccggccgcgccctgcccccggccgcgccgccctgACCCCGGCCGGCCCTGCGCCCCGGCCGCTCCCTTTTCCCGTCcgtgccctgcccccggccgcgccccaTGGACCGCCCGCCCTGACGCCGTCCGTGCCCGACCCCGCCcgatcccgacgccgcccgcccctaccccggcgcccgtcag gttttggaaacctcgccgtgcaggggaggttctgccaaaattttTTGTAA